ATCAGCCTCAGCTGGAACGGGGCAGGTGGTGCCTTCCAAAGGCTCAGTGCTGCTTCTGCCCCATctgcagcagggctctgcaggaaaACGAAAAAACTAAACACggtggggaaggaaaaaaccctaaaggGACACTTTTAGAACACATGACCTGGAGGCCTGCAAGTGTCACAGTCCCGTGTGAAAAGCTGTCCACTGGTGCCATCTTGTGGGTCCAGAGCCACCCCCGTGCCACAGAGGCTGAGCTCACTGCATCGAGGTCCAACTCCCCCCTGGCTTAAAGCCTGGGTCTCTTTTAAGTGCTATTTAACCTGCTTCATATTTCTAAGAGCAAACATCCGTCCTCTTACCAAAGTACCAACCCTGAACCTTGATTTTTGCTCAGGCAGCATTGTGTTCTACGACATAAAATGACAACCCTGTACAAGTAAACAGGAATCACACAAAGGGCAACTATCAAAATCAACGAGTTTCATCAAACACATCAGCCCATCCCACCACTTATAGCTCtccacagaaattatttttgtctttattaATATCCAGGCCTACACACTGCAAAATGCAGAAGTTGGAACTGAAAGCAATTGAATGGAAATATTGCAGCACAAAAGACAACTCCTATGAAGATACAAGCTGATCAGGTAACAGAAGTGTgagaaaaagtagatttttagCTATTATCCTGACATAAGGGTCCACTGTTCTCTTTTCACCTAAATTTAGTTCTTCTTCCCCAGGAAGAAAGTGTAAAATTACTGAGCCTTTCAGCTACATTCCCATTTAGAAAAAGAGCTGGAGAAgtgaaattttatttataaagtgATAACACCTAAAATAAATGGCAAAGCTATGTTTTTTAAGTCAGTACAGAACTGCTGGATAAAAGTGGATCTCCTCATATTAGTGGGGGAAGAACCCTACAaaacttaataaaaattaatcaaaaGCACAAATCCTTTATTAACTCTTTTATGGTCCCACTGAATCCACTGCCAACAGTAAAATGTGCACCTGGCAATCCTAATACCACATGTCAGGATCTGTGCTAAGATATGTTAATTTAAGTGATTAAGGATTAACAACTTGGTCAACAGGTGCACCCTCATGTGGACTCTATCAGCCAGCCAGGCATTCACTCAGAAAATGTCCTTTTATAAAGAACATTGGTGAAAAAAGCAGACAGCAGCTTCATGCAGTTGGCAAATCTCTTCCCTTTCTAGCTTAGGGATGCATCAACCGTGGTACAACATCCCCTAAATTCTGATTGCAGATATGCATAAAACTTACAGTGAGTGTTGTCACAATGGGATCCTCAATGTCCACTCACAGACAAAAGCCTTGATCCTATCCTTGAATATATCAGCTTGAAACTGCAGTAATTCCTTTGACTAGCATCATGGAGAATAGAATGTGTTCTATAGCTGCTAGATTTCTTCAAGAGGCAATGACTGTATATCACTaacttcaaaaggaaaaaactaGGCCAATATAATTTTTTACCCTTTCCTCTTCATGTGTTTGTATGATATCTTAAAGGAAAAGCTATGTACAGGGAAGAGTTTCTGTGCTGGAAAGCATTGCTGGATAACAAAGGCATGTTCATGAGACAGGCAAGTCTAGCTGTTAGCGTGCTGTAATGCATAACCATTGTTGTACATGTAATTATTGTAACTGGTCCAGTCATCTGCACACTGATATTCTTGATTAGACTGAATGTAGGGATGATAAATTGTTTCTTTTCCCAAGAAATAAGCTGGAGCAAGTCTCTTTAGAACAACAGCACTGAACTGGTATGTCAGCTTTCTACGGATCTTAATGATTTCCCCTGTTCTTCCATAATTCCTCAGTGCTCTGGCCATTTTCTGGTAAGTCATGATCTTGCGGTTCCCCTTTCTTTCTCCCCACAGTTCTGCAAGTTTCTCCTTGTTTTTGGAGACAAACTGGAAGACACCATTTGGCTTATCCACCCACTGGATGCAGTTTGCCATAGCTGGATCATAGAGCGACTCATGGAGGTATTCAAAGAGTCGAAGCTTTTTTCTACCTGTAAGAAATAAATCACAAAAGGTCTGAACTGAACTcgtgtgtcactgtcatattttctgaaaaatccctttgccaggatttcttctcctgggaagatgagaagcctcagcttctcctgtgtttgctgctctggaatgtggtCAGGAGATTGGTTATCCAAACTTGTGAATTTCTTTTAcctaatgaccaatcaccatcagctctgtcggactctgaggagtcaatcataggttttcattatcattcttgttaagcctgctgtctgtatccttctctttctttagtatagttttagtgtagcattctttaatattatataaatcataaaataataaatcagccttctgagaacatggagtcagattcttcatctctcacctcatcctggggatcCTCACAAGCTCAACACTTGTGCTTGTTTTAAAAGATGAGCAGTTGTCTTTTTCCTGGAAAGGTCTTACAGACAAAAGCATAGCTAAATCTAGTAGATTGTCCCAAATTAAAAGATCACTATAAACTGTTCAGTGGAAAACCAGCATCAGGAATTTGATCACAGAGATTTGAGCAACACAGAATCgtgggaagggacccagaaGGATCATGAATTccaactcttaagtgaatggctcATGCAGGGATCAAATCCACAACCTTGACATTATCATCACCACACTCTAATTCTGAACATATCTGTGGTGACAGAAGGGGATTTGGTCATCAGAGCTTCAAGAGAAGGTTATGTGGGGATCATGACAAATATCTGGTGACTTCACTGTGTGGTAGGTCTCAGAAGCATCAGTCTGCAGACACATGCTGTGCAGATGCACACTCAAGGAACACACAGTAGGAAATTACATCCTCAGAGAGGGCAGTAAAGAGGTTCTGGAGAGGCAGTCTGAATGTTTGAAtaaatggtttccctgtttatTCAAAACTCAGAGATTTTGAGATGATGGTTTTGTTGGATTTGTTTCAGGAATGTTTTGGTGATGCAAGGTAGTCTCTGATACAAGAAAGGGTTAGTGGgtgagcaggaaaagcaggttAGTTTTTAACCAGAAACCTCATGTAATCAAGAAAGAGCTAGATCTTCTGGTAGTCTGTGATATTGTAAAAATCTGCAGAAGTGTCAGTTTGCATTCCCATGCAGAAAAGAACAAGCTTGGTACTAAAAtatttgcctgttaaataagtGCTTCTCTCCACAAGCTCAGTTCTCAAACTTCATTTTCCTAATGAGGCTTATTTAGTTTCACATAGATCTTGTGGATTCTACTCTATGAAGCGTTTCTAGTTCCCTTCCCAAAGCCAAGGGTGATCaagaagctgctggaaggagGAAGAATTTAAGATTATCAGACAAAGAGGAACATTTTGCAGAAGAGAGAATCTGTGCAGAAGAACATCTTCCACTTTAACCAAAGTGGAAATAAGCAGCTGCACCTAAAGTTCATAAAGTCTTGTCTTGTGTGGCTATTTTAAACTAGGAACAGGGGAAAAGTGACAGTTGCTAAGGAACACTGAGGTCAAGCCAAGACATCTGTCAGGGATGACAGTAACTCTGTAGCTGGTGATAAGGAAAGAGGAGAGAAGTAACAGTCAGattgggaagaagaagagccTGAAATCAGAGGTACTTTccaaaaaattaataaagtttcATTATCTAAGTAGAAATTGGCCTGAGGCCAGAAGGACATATTCTAGTAGAAATACATAGAGATTAGTAAAAAGCTTAAAAGTAAACCTGTGAAGGACAGTGCCTTGTCACAGTGGGCACTTCTTAGGAGGTGACCCCCTTAGGTTCCCCCAACCTGAATTATCCTACAAACTTACGGTAGAACAAACAAGACCAAGGGAAAATCCAAGGACTACTGTGGACTAAATTTCTGCTGGAAAAGAATAGTGTAGCCATGTGTGCAGCAGCACTTGATTTAGTGCTGTTTGGCCTCTCAGCTCAGTGGTCATTTCTGCCCAAGTTTTTATTCCTAGACACATCACCTTTAGCTGATGTCTTTGTTAGAGAGGGCTAATTTGCTCTTATGTGTTTATGCAGCTGTGTTTGCAGAGCCCAGCTGTTATCCCCAAAGTGCTACACACCAGTCTGAGATGGGGTCAGTTATCAGATCTCTGTACTCTATCTCATTGCATAAGGCAGTGATGTTCATCTTCAGGCCCTAAACATCAGTCCAAGCCAGCAGGTGAGTCCCTGCAGGTTTCTTATGTGGTATTGGAGACAAGCAGGTTCCTCCAGAAGGTGTTTCAGAGCATCTGCATTAGATTTCAGCGCTGAATGGTCCTGAAGCCACCTAATTGTCTCAGGGAAAATGCATCCAATTCAATTCTGAAGTGCCTCTCTTGAGTGCCTCCACTCCTTGAGCATGAGCTCGGATCGTGGAATGGTTTTGTTGTGACTGAACTGGATTTTTTCAGAGGAAACCTATCTCAAAAGATACTTTCCAAAAGCATATCTACATCAGTGTACCCTTCAGAACTTGTGACCAGCCTAAAGATTGCCCTAAATAAAATTGTGTGAAACActttaaacacaggatttgggCCCTCAGTGCTGATGTTTTTATCTACAGATCTATTCCTAAAAAGCCACTCTACTTGCTAGTGTACAGAAGATCTCTTATGTCTCAACAAGAAACTAGGTGGACTAAATTCATGCAGTACAGGGAAAATAGTCCCCAAATCACAGTTTCTGGCAGGAATATCACCATGGACCCAAAGAAATCTGTAAGAGGGCATAAAATGACCCCATAAGAATAGTTAATCACTCCAAATATGTGCAGGTTGTCTTCTGAAAAGGAAGATTTATGACAGTGTACAAGAAACAGCAAACAGGAAATGAAGTTTAACAGAGCAGTAATAACTGAAGGTCAAGTCAGATACTGACATGTAAAATTCCCAAATGCAAGCCTGGATAAGACTAGGAAAAGCAACATTTCTCTGTTTGAAAGGTATTCATTTGCAATGGTGAAATTCAGCAATCTGAAGTTGAAAACTGCAAAATAGATGGTGACTACTCTTCTCACCATCCCAAAGAATCTGTGGTAGCAATAGCAGTAATagcagtagtagtagtagtagtagcagCTATTAAACAACAGAGACCACAGTGCTCAGCATcaatgggcagagacacctccaAAAACTGACACCATGTGGTTAACACTGAGAAAAGGGGATTTCAAAAACCCAGCTAAATCAGGAAGCTACTTGAGAAGGCTTCATGGTCAAAAGTAGGTAGAACAGCTCAGAGCTGAAGCTGTGAAAATCTCATTCAGCAGCCACAGTGAGTCCCTTCCCGCCAAAAACCCAAATAATGAATGCAATAAAAAAATGAAGTACTGCAATGACAATGTCACATAACCAATTCTTTGCAAAATAGGTATCAGTTCAAGTAAACTCAaccagaaggagcaggaaaataGCCATAAAATGCTATTTTGCCACTAGAAGTCACAAAAGCTGAAAGGTGATTTGAAAAGTAAACTAAGAAAGGCATAAAATCCAGCGTGCAAAAATATTCATGTATGTGAAAAACCTTTAAGAAAATTACTGCTTATTGGGccacatgaaataaaatatatggtATAAATGGATAAAGATTTTATTGATAGCTAGATTTACTTATCTGCATCAGACTTCATCCTAAATGATGTGAAGTGAAACATATCTCTGGTTTCATTTTCCATGTGCTAAGCAATGGTGGAATAATTTAATAATAGATTTATCATTTTTTATAATCTTATAACATTTAGCAGATGGAATTTGAACGCTAGCAGTTGTATCCTTGTCACTAgtaaatgttaattttttttttcctgttgaaactttaaaaaaagtcGGTAAAGGAGAAAGCATGATTTGCTAAGAGGATTTTTTAAGTAACACAAATTACACATCAATATATGATCTTTTTACAGACCTTTCCCTGCTTTtggctggccagcagcagcatgcaTCACTTGACTTTCTGGAGTATTCTGCAGTGTATGGTAGACAGTCTCATCTGCATAAAAATCCGCTGCACTGTTCTTCAAGAATTAAGACAACACAAAGTTACTAACAGAGTACATTCTCtgaataaaaaaacaaacaacaaaacttgTGGCAAATAATTGCCTGAAGCCTTCAAAATGCAACTTTTCATCGCCTCACCTATGGGAGGCTTTTCTCAGCCATGAAGGCACTCAGTGCAGTGTACCAGTAACACGCAGCACTAATTCTTGTCCAGGGCAAGAGCTGCCCACcagaggagaagctgagagggAAAACAGCACAACAGCATCACCCTGGACCTTCAACCCTGCTGCTGgaaccagagcagagcagcttccaGAGCTAGGAAAATACAAGGGCCACCTCACAGTAGCCCCTACAGACTCTGTAGTTCCCATGCTGGGTTGTTGTTAATCTGCTGGGTGAAAATGAGCTTTTGTGGAATCTGCTTCCCTGAAATGATCTGCCCTGCAAAATTCATTTTCCATCACTCCTGGAGACCACACTCCCAATGCTTTTATATGGACTCTAATGGCTGAAGCTGTGCTCAGATAATGCTGGTCTTTCCAGAACTTTTAGAACAAACTGCTGTTGGAGAAATCAAAGTCATGGCTCTTTTTCACAGTGACAGAAGCCACATCAGTGTTGGAAGTTGCTGTTCTCTGCCTGTTCCCAGGTAATACAAAGAAGCCTTTTGTCCTCTAACTAATTCTCTAGTAGGTTTGCTTGTTAGCTGTCATGTTATGTGATGAAACCACAGAAAGCATCAGAAGCAAACTGCTGACTGCTGAAAAGACATTATTAATCACATTTTGCAAATATTTCCCAAGGCAGCTTCATCTGAATCATGCCTGGCCAGACCAAATTTCTGTTAGTGTTAGCATAATGATTTGTATCAGAAATCCCAAATGAGCAATCAGCCTTCCAGTTGTGTCTGACTGTTATTAGAGGTGAGCTCACTCACAATCACGTTTCTCCAGCTGTACCCTTGCTCCTCCACAGATGGTGCTGCACAGTAACTGGGGCTTGCTTGGAGGTGGTGGTGATGGTTGATCACAGCCAGGCAGTTTTTATAACCTGGGAATTAGGAGGGGGGAGCAAAAACCAAGTGAGTAATaaagagagaagaaggaaaagagaaaaacacaacagcaAATAATTTGACATGGTGCTGGGCCTGTCAAAAAGCATTTATCCTGTGGCTGTCTTCTAGATAATAAAGTGTCCAGAGCCAAGGTGTTCCACATCAGTAGGTTATCCAGCaaaatctgtgctgctgctgctgatcacACCCTTGGGCTGGTTTTGTTAACCCGCACAAGCATGGAAAAAttgaaagcaattttttaaagataaaatgTCAGATATTTCATAGCATCATGAAGTTTTTTGGTTACTGGAGAACTGAGGGCCATGCAGACCACCAGACACAGGTGGTGGCTATCCAGTATGAGATGGAAAAGACATAGGTGGTGGTTATCCAACATGAATTGGATAAATATAGACTGTAATAATACAcctagaaaggaaaagggactATCAGGCAGTTCTGCAGGCCATTAGTACAATGCAAGTCAGAGATTCCACTGGTGAATGAAGTAAAGGAACACCAGAAAATCTGCAGAGCCTGAAAGAATGACACAGAAGGAACCCAAGAACTTGTGATGCTTAAAGAAGCAGAGGAAAACACCAGACTAAAGACATTTGAAAAAATTACCCACTTCAAGTGGTCAGAAGAAGATATTGGAGGGTATGGGTACATCTGTTGCAATTGGAAATGTGggtgcagctggggacagaCTAAACACTGCATTGCAGGGTTTAATAACTCCATCAGCCCTAACAACATATATAAGGAAGAATATTGCAAGTAATTAGATATAGTGAATCCTCCAGCATGTGTAAATTACCAGTGCAGTGGAGCCAAAAAATTGTTAACACCTGAAGATACAGCCCTACTGGTCttatttacatttcattttataGTAGATAATATGTAACTCAACTTCCTCATATGAAAGGCATTTCACACAAAAGAcagcagatatttttttttctgggcatAGAGGGTTTGTGATGTAGCCTCCTATTCTCCTTTTCTTGCATTTCTGCTTACAGTataaaaacaaaagcacaaattttaaattttatagtAATTTAGTTACCAAAACCTTGCCAGAGATGGAACAATTTACAGCTTCCTTGCATTGTAGGTTTTGTAAAGTATACAACGCTTGAAGTCAAGAAAAACAGTTTTCTATGAATTATCCAGACTCAAATGATCATTCCTGCATTAAAATATTTAGGGTTATTATTAGTGcacaaaaaattaaatgagGAAATTAATTTGACTtactggtcttttttttttttccttttacactGGTATTCATGGCATAGCAGAGGGCATTTTGAAGTTGAAACATTCAAACTGGGAAGAGGCTGTTGCACAGCAGTCATATATCCTCTGATAATAGGAAAAGTGAGCTCACTgcacctgggctgctgctgggaggaggGTAAAAGGGGCCATTCCAAGAGTTTCCCTGTGCTGTGACTTGGAGGATATTCCCCACACTGGGCAGTACTCATGGAGGGGTAAAAACTCTTCAAACaaatttcctccttttcatCCTCACAAAACACCCCATTAATCCACTTTGGGCAACTTACTCCCCCACCTGTGTGTTTCAAGTGTGCTTTGCTGTaagaaaggagctgggaaatGAAACAGAAGGAGGGTGTTTGTTACCTGGTGGGCACTGCATTTCTCTGTCagagtgctgctgcagcacttcTAGAGCATCCTCAAAAGCCTGGCCCAGCACGTCGTGGTCAGGAAAGCTCTGCAAGAACGTTTTGCTGTCAggaaccagaaaaaaaccaggCTGGTTCTTGTCAATCATCCCATCCTATTTATTATCCTAAATAAGTACAGTGGTGCTGTAGAATACACATCCTCCTGGAACTGATCTCTGGCAGGCACCAAGGCATCGCCACAATCTTTTACTATTATGAGAAAGTTCTCTCTCCTTTGAGGTCAGTGAGACAATTCACACAGGCAGCATTATTCAACTCTGTCAAATGTTTCAATGTTCATTTCCTTAATTTGCAAAAGATGTTTACATAAAGGGTGTTACTGCTGCTAGAGAGTTTTATAGTCTGTAATACAGAGATGTTTGTATCACTTACATAACATTGTTTATCAAGCCAAAGGTATCTTTCAATAACATTGacatggcaaaaaaaattacacataaTTTCTGAAGCAGTTATTCAGAGAAAATGCTACACTGTGCCACTACAGGAAACCAAGTGTGCATTTTCAGAAAACTGTTCATTATCATTTTAGAACACCTTGTTGAAAAAAGCCAAAGACACCCTCAAATTTGAGTTTGACAGAGTCTTCTGCACCATATTTAAAACACTCAATAATGAAAGAGAATATAGGTGTTGTAGACTTACCATTATTTAGATATCAAGACTTGAATCCTGTTTAAAAGAACcaatattttaatattgtttgttTCAAAACAAATCATAATTCTCTGAGcataaattaaaataactaAATGAAACAAATCAGTATTGTTTCCAGTTATCaggtaaaataattttaataaaagagATAAAATGGATTTATTATTAGAAGCTGAtattcaaattaaattaaatcctTGCGacactgtattttttaa
This region of Zonotrichia albicollis isolate bZonAlb1 chromosome 4, bZonAlb1.hap1, whole genome shotgun sequence genomic DNA includes:
- the SPIC gene encoding transcription factor Spi-C, giving the protein MSFPDHDVLGQAFEDALEVLQQHSDREMQCPPGYKNCLAVINHHHHLQASPSYCAAPSVEEQGYSWRNVINSAADFYADETVYHTLQNTPESQVMHAAAGQPKAGKGRKKLRLFEYLHESLYDPAMANCIQWVDKPNGVFQFVSKNKEKLAELWGERKGNRKIMTYQKMARALRNYGRTGEIIKIRRKLTYQFSAVVLKRLAPAYFLGKETIYHPYIQSNQEYQCADDWTSYNNYMYNNGYALQHANS